The window ATTGATACCCTATTCCCTACCACTTAAAACTTTAATCATTGGTCACTTAGTTGCCATGACGTGTGGATTTATGGAAGTTTGAGTAACATAGACATGATAACCATGTCCATATATGATACCAAAACTGAAGTCAACTTGGGTAGGACATAAAAGAAGGGGCAAATAACATTAAGACGGCAAGGATGTAGCCGTTCGTGAATACTAAGAAGCAACATTAAATAAGTAAAAGCTACATTCTACGAAGGAGGCcacaattaaataaataaaagctacATTCTACGAAGGAGGCCACAATTACATAATAGGAATGCTTACGAATAAATATATATGCAGCGAGTAACACATAGAAGTAGAATTGGTTCTTTCTTATTTACTTGGTCAATAGTTTACGTAAAGAAATATTTTCGTTGAGTTTAGATAGAGATTGTTGTAGATGCATATATTTAGGTGCTTTATTTGCGCTAAAGAACAAGGGTTGACCTCGTGGATACATATAATAAGTCCTAATTAACAAGTAACTAATAAGTAGGATGGAATGTTTAGGAAAAAGAATGTTATGTGTCATACATCCTAACAACCTAACATTAATGTATACAAGGTCTTATTTTTTAGTATGCGCTTTAGAGTTTAGATAAAACCCTAATACCAGTTATTTCAGGTAGGTGGaggaaaaattaatttttattccGTAGAAGTAACTTGGAAAAGAGAATGAAAGGTTAgctaattatttattaaaaatatatatatatatatatatatatatatatatatatatatatatatatatatatatatatatatatatatatatatatatatatatatatatatggattctCATTCTACAAGTTGTTTCCAGATAATATTATCATTTAATTAATATGGAATGAATCTTAACGATATTCctaacatcaaaataaaaaatttgaagaagaacaaCAACTAAATGAGTGACGGTTTATTTTGTCTACATGCATGCAAATCACTAAGGTCAAAGGAGGAGAAAGAGAAAAAGTAATAGCATCTTCATTCATCAGATGGTATTTTTATAAGTAATTAAAAAACAGTTAGCCTTGAGGGCAAGTAACAAACTTTCATATAACAAATTGATTTCCTATTTATATTATTAATCTTTTATCTTTAGATTATCAAGAGAAGTTGGCGAGATGTTGAGACAATAAGCGGTAAATATAGCTTCCTTTACATGGCTCATTTTGGCTAACTAACTAATAAAACGCATTAATTATTTTCATCGGCAAATAGACACAACATCATATGCATCTACAACACCATATATAACAAAATTAGAAATCATTAATTTCCCATTGATGTACTAAAATGACAAATATAGCCATCTTCCGTTCTATTCTTCTAGCATTTAAGTCATTAATTAAATGCAATTCTTTTGAAAGGGGAAGTGAAAAAAAGAGTCATTGAGGAAGTATAGCTGAAAATCTAACACTCGACAAGAACCAAGAGTAGAAAATTTTCCATTGTTCTAACTAAGGTAAATGCAATAACGGATATTGAAATTATTGAGAATGATAGATGATATAATTTGGAGACATTTCGTAATGCTAGCATGCACTATATCCAGTATTCATCTACCTATAATTTAACTATTATCCTACAACTTAAGCTTGGCCTTCTCCTCCGATCTCCTAACTTGAAAATAACCTAATCTTTTCAGGATAAGCATATTTGGTAAGCAAAAAGAGAacaaattctttttaaaaaatcatTTCTGACCAGTATGATCAGGGAAAGAGTAGAAGAAAATTTGCAAGTCTAAAGGAGAAAGAACGCATATACAAGTACTGAATTATATTATCTTTTGAAGGAAAACAAAAGTTCTCATTAGCATATTGTTTACCTGTAATTGctaagtttttcttttctaattagaactttattgctttcttcactaaggagaagaaaaggaaaaggtgaCCGATCACTATACGAATTCTAGAGACTCTTGAAAACTCTACGCGATCAACTTGTTTGGTCTAATGAGGAAAAGGAACTTGAGAGGGAAAAAGAAGGTTTCATCTAAATAGATCTCTAATGTGCTAAGCATCCATATTCCCTTTGAGCACCTCATCAAAATGGAAAAAAGAGCATATAGGTTTGAGCCATGGATGAAAAGGAAAGGTGGCGAGTAATTATGAGATGTCATGAGTGAAAAGAACTATTCTCCAAAAGAAACATAGCCATGATTCACAGAAgattacaaaaaaaaagagttttaagTTCAGATAATGCATTGTTTCTTTCTCGTTCGTGATGcatttctttgatatatataaGATTATTTCCAGCTCGCTTTTCTCTATACTTAAACAAGTAGTTATGTGCTTAACAATAGACACACTTAATTAACGCCATGCCCCCCTACTTGTTTCTAACGGAAGTCTTGCTACTAACCTTAGCGGCTTCATTTGCTAACTCTATACCAGGCCGGCGAATGCAGGATCTAGAGTTAGTGAGTATAGATTGATTATGatcttatatatgtatatattttaaatGTTTTTTATATGTATACATAGTTTGAACGGAAAATAATTGATTTAGTTGAACCCACAGAACCTGTTCTCTATCTGGTTATGAGTTTGTATATCGGCTGCTTAGAATCCCAAAGGACTAAGTTCTCAAAGCTATCGGAGGAAAATGGCAGATGTCATTCCAGAAAGATTGGAACATTACTTTCTTGGAAGTAAGAACGAAGCGAACCGTGAAAGTCATCAAAAGAAATGTGTTAAGGCTTATTCCTATTGTTATGtaatttgagtgattttggggctGATAAGGTAGTATGTAGTTTTCTCCTGCGTTTCTTACTTTAGCCATACTCTAAAATCATTCAGCAATAGAATAATAAGCATGGAGCTAATGATCCCTATATAATTTTTAGATATGCATTTCCTTAAGATGGAACAAGTTAAGATCGACCTTAAGCTAATAatacaaaaagagaagaattaaTGTAGATGGCTACCTAGAAATGTACTTCCCACCTAATTATGAAGTTCTCTTAATCCATAAATATTACCCAAAATAAACCATTAATTAGTTCTGCTGTTTCTTTCATGTTTTTTGATCCCCACCAACCGTTGTAACATGTTATGGATTTACTGGTCCAAACATTTTGGTCTTAGTTCTACTTGGAGTCTTACAGTTAACGGTTTTCGAGACAAATATAAGGCATTTATACTAACACCATAAGGAAAATATCAAACGATAGagtaaaatgaaaataaataaaggagCAGCTGTAGAGCAAAAATGGTACTTTACATACCTCTGATTCGTTTTCCAATTGGAGCTTATTGACCAAATACTTCAACACCAATCGTATCGTCATCCTCCCATCTCTTGAACAATTAGGAACCAACCAGATTAAAAGAAAAGTTGAgtcaaaatgaaagaaatatgaagtccaaaaaagaaaccaaaaaaatagaaaaaaagaaaaggaaaacttcAAAGTAGATGGATTATATTTCTTACTTGATTCTAAGGTAGCTCTTGGATATCTGTGGCAAAAGGGGTTCTTTTGCTCTGCATCATAAAGCAAAGTAGACAAATTAGTCATGCATACTTTGAAGTAAAATAGAATTAAGAGAGTAAATAAGCAAGAAAAAAGacaatggaaaaaaaaaagaagcaacatTTTTGTTTTACACTTACTGGTTTAAGGATGCTTGTAGGGAAAACCATAACCCAGAATGTGGTCTTTTTGGAGGATCAATGACCCTGAAATCTATATTAGTACTTGGTCCAGGAACTCCTATGCCGGCATGAAGTACTGGAAATGGCCGAGGGCTAAAATATGATCCTGCTGCTGAAAGTAGAGGCATAAAATTAGGATCAATATTTTGTTGGATTTGCATAGGTCTAAAACCCCAGTTAATCTCTTGGTGATGTTGTGGAAACATTGTAGAAGAACTCGTAATTCCTGGATTTTGCAAAAACAATGATGTACTAGTAGTCATAACAAGCTGCTGTTTGGGAGGTGGTGGTGCTCTAAATTCAGGAATATTATGATGTTGAAATATGGATTTTCCTTGTAATTCAGAACTACTTAGTTGCAATAGATCAAGTTCCACTGGTCCTCTTTCTGGCTTGTTCTTCTCATTGTTTGTGGCTGTGCCAATACTCAGCTGAAGCCACCCTTCATCTTCCTCCTTGTCTTTAGCCTTTTCTTGAATATTGTTAATATCGTTGTTATCTTTGGAAGTAGAACCGGTTTCGTTAATACTGCCGGTTCTTGATTCATCTTCAGCCATTGGTTCAATCAGTGCTAGATCAGATCCTAATAAACAATCTCCTGCACGTTGGCTATAATATTCATATCCTTCTTCTGCTAATTGGCTCATACGACTAAAACTCTCGTAATAACCATAAACACTGCTCTGATGATTCTGTttagaaaggttttgagaaggaTTAATCATGGTCATATTGAAATCCCCACAAAGTAATTACCAAAACCCAAAAAGGAGAAGAAGGCGCTGTTGTTGAAAGTTTCCTTGATCTCTCTAATGTAAGCCATGAATAAATGAGAACTCAAGAATATTCTTAATCTTCTTGTTTAACTCTACAAATTGGAAAAAGGAGGAAAGATCTGCTTTAGAGGTTCTGGGCAGAAAAACCATGCTTTCTTGGTATTATGGAGATAGAGATACCCATTGACTAGCAGAGGATAAACTGTGTCTAAAGTTGTTTCTTTTATAATATGTGCTGTTTTTATCCTCGACAAAACATCAACGGAAAAGTAGGAGAATAATACCTGCAAATCTCACTTTCCATTAATTCTCTTTGTTTGGAAGCTTGTAAGGGATGAAATAGTTTTTTCCGCAGAGAGGTAAAAATAGACGGTGGTTAGTCACTTCTTCTTGCACATCTCTCTATATAAAATATAACATATACTCTCTCCGTCCAATTTATATAATGGTATTTCTTTTGTAATCTATACCAAAAAaggtatatttttatatttaaaaatatttttattttaaatattttattttatctttgatgagataaaataatttataactaCATAAATATTTACGGCTTATTTATTTAGActgtaaatttttaaaaaattaaattttgtatCCAGTCAAATTCtatcacataaattgagacaaATGAAGAATTACTAACTAATAAGCAAGCCCTCCTTTCACTTTACTTGTCCACAATGGACTTGACACACcccttaataaataataaataaagtatataTTTTACAATAACACATATAACAATAATAACATTTTAAGACGTCTTGGAAATAATTTAGGGAATGAGTAGTTAATGATGtgagtaaaatattttttttaaattttttctttatttgctaAAATTGACAAATAAaagtaattatatatttttagtataacGGACAAGTAAAAATTTGACATTGTAAAACTTTGTCTATTatatctatcttttattttttttgaaggtCTATACCAATATTGATCTTTTGACTTAATTAATGAAAGAAATACATGTTCCACCTTTATAAAAGTGCagtagcccccccccccccggggggAGGGGGTGGAGAGAGAGAATGTCAGCCCCAAATTATCACAAAAGTTATCTCTTTCTCCAGATATCACATAAAGGTCCTTTTTAGCTTTTAATCCATGTCTTTTGGGCATCTAAGCCTTGCTTGGAATTCGCAATTCTTTTTTGCACTCAATTCATGTTTGATTAGAAATCTAATCTTACTAATTAATTTTCCATTCCGTGTAAGCAGATTACAGATCAATGAAGCTTTTTAGACAAAACGGTAACTTcattttcattaaagattttctAAGACAAGTATTTGTTAATTCAAACAAGCTTATATATGCCCGGTAATCTAGTGTTCGAGTTTGTAAAAACATAAAATAGACACAAAAAAGTAACtaatattttctttatctttttgctGCTTTTCTTTTTTGTACTAGTGCGTTCAGTAAAATATATGTACACAAAAGAAATGTAAATTGCCTTTTAAAATATGTGTCTAGAGTCAATTAGTAAAGAACATGCAAAGAATTTTAAAATGACTACACTAAGTTAATATTAAACAACAAgtaacttaataaataaaaatatataagaagTTGTCATTTGTTAAAGTGAGTACGAAAAGAAAATTAATGACAATCCacttagtattattttaatttgttttattctTATTGCATAAAGTTAGAATTTGCACCAATTTGGcttttaatactatattatacagatttatatgataaattttaaaaaagatgactgtttttttttttttttttgcaaattaattaatttacagattttttttgttaaattgattcaagGACTTAATAACTTGTTCTaaacattaatgaaaataaattgttgttgttgattcaaATCTTAATATTAGCTCATCCTAAGTTTAAGTGTATGTTtgtaattataattattattcaATAAGAATTTTATGCTCAAAAGAATTTAAAAAATCATGGCATTTCACTTTTGGTTCTTTACTTGAGTAGTATCATTAGTGTTATTGACTTTTACCaacaattctttttattttatattcttaaaattaaaatattcttaGTTAAGCTTGATAcataaattttagaaatttgaaaTCAATGAATTTTGAGATTACTCTTAAGCATGGTTTAATAACCAAaactttatttaattttaaaattctaaaacataagaaaaataattaaatgactatttatTATTTACAAAAATACTCATAAACCTTTAAAAAAGAACTCCTaaaattggaaaaagaaaagaaaaaataaggactcctaagaaagaaaagaaaaacaaggattACAAAACTAATAGTCGGAAACATTAAAACAAGACACCTAAACTGCTACATCCAAATGTAGTTAATGATATGAATGACCCCTAAAATTGGAAGGAAATTGAAAGTACTGGAATTAAATGATATAATTTTTCATagcaaaattttaaatattagagaaataattaaataattatttcaaatattagaaaaaggaattaaatgactattcccacatattaaaaaaataacttaaattactattttatctAATATAAAAACTTCTTTTACAAGATAAAAAAGATGATTCTTACCTCAACACATACCAGATAGGAATATGTAACTTCTAAACTTCTTCAGAAATCATGATCTTTCTTCATAGAAATTTTTGGCATGTCTTAACTGTTAACATTAATTATGACAGAATAAGCAAAAAGGAACTAAAATCGTAGAATAAAACAACTCTCACTTACTTAATTTTCATACTATGACTGTCTTTGCTCCAAATACTCAAATTGAGTAGCACCAGAGAGAAGGACCACTCTCGAGTTCATCACCGACGAACTCATGGCAAATAAATAACTTGATGATAGGAACAACCGATATGTATCTTTGGCCAAAACAATGAAATAattctaaaatttaatatttattcacTTCTCCTTATTCGAAAATCTAAATTATGTTGATGAATACATTAACCAACCATAATATAAACCCTGGTGTTCATAGAGAATACAGAGTTATTAACCTCTTTAATAACGATATTAAATAGTAATAAGTCTCCTACCAATTTTTACgtattcttttttccttttgaaaccaCACAATTTTAACTTCTCTTTCATAGGGATATATTATATAATAAGTTTCCTGTTATAATATCCTACatattttttcccctttttttaacCTACAGCCAATCTTTCTTTGTATGGGACTAATTATTTGAGGAACGTTTCccacttctttctttttcttttgtcttatgacaatttattttttgctataaatatttttatattaaatagTAATAAGCTTCCTACCAATTTTCTCgtattcttttttccttttgaaaccaCACAATTTTAACTTCTCTTTCATAGGGATATATTATATAATAAGTTTCCTGTTATAATATCCTAtattttttccccctttttttaacCTACAGCCAATCTTTCTTCGTATGGGACTAATTACTTGAGGAACGTTTCCcacttctttcttttccttttgtcttatgacaatttattttttgctataaatatttttatttgtatttacaATTCTATCCCATTTAGAGTACACCTAACGAAGGGTAAAAATgacgaacgacatttcactaaggcattcgtgcttttaatataactagctTTAGTGTATGTGCGTTGCACTTGAATTTTACATATGTCAATAAAAGTATATAGAATATAGATTTAAAAAGAATTATGAATATAAACTTGAACTTATAATAAGGATCAAACAAGATTAGAAAAATTTAATCTTTAACTCTCtgactaaaataaaataataactaaatTGCTTTCAATTACTGTAAACCGCGTTCATAAGCTAAATATTCAGtagtatttttctataatttataaatatttattaacCTTGCTTGATGGTCTAATAACTATGGAGAAAATTACAAATGTCATAATGCACTTCAAAGTATCTATAACTAACATTTACATTTTTAAGtttctttattatatttatatttacgttAACTTCTCTTCAAATATATACATCATAAAGAGTCTTAGCAAGAAAATCATTGTTATTTGGTAAACccttaatttaaataataattgacttcttaaaataaatttaaagcgACAATGATGTTCTACGAGTTCATACATAGAAGGAAATGGGTTcaaatattatttaaaagaaataattctagttaaaataaggaaaaaattaataagtactaaaattttagttgatttcaaagtactatattttaggaaaataattaaatgactattcatcATTATTAGGgaactaattaaataattaatcctACATATTAGAAAAAGcgtgaactctatttttaaaggaatAAAAAAGTCGaatgatatttcgctaagggctttcgtgcttttaatatagtatatatatatatatatatatatatatatatatatatatatatattttttttttttttttttcctcgcAGTACGTGCTTCGTAGGAAGATCAAAGACTTTAGCTGGAGAAAGATACTCATAACCAAGAAATTGAGGCTTTCCGAAATCTTCAAGAAAAAGTTCACCTTTTTGCAAAAATTTCCCAACAAGTTAATCGTTTTGTTTGTCCAATATAATTTGTACAGAAAACTATAGTCTAGGGTTGATAAATTTGGATTAATAATCTTAGAATTATTTAATAAGTACTTATGATTTGTTTGATTTATTGAATTAAAAAGTGATATGCGTACGAGATATAATCTAAAATGTTTTTGGTCTTAACTAGATAGATTTAGATAAATTTTTGTTTTCAATTATAAccttaatatttttttatcttaaaCTGGATAGATTTAGACAAATTTTTGCTTCCAATTTTAACCTTGATCCTCTTAAGAATAAATCTGGCAGAAGGGCGATTTTGTCATTGTACTTACTTAATCCATGTATGGCTTATCCTTGAACTGTTATCACAATCCATGTATAACCGGTATAAGATTATAACAAGATTCAACGACAACAATTATACCTCAATCCTACATGAGTATTTAATATCATAAATGTGTTGTTTGAGTCCATCATATTCCAATACTCCGTATTACATATTATTTCGCAGTAAGAATTCTCTAATATACTGTAGTGGTTATATTTTTAATCAGCTAAGAAAATTGGAATCACTTATAGGGATGTTCAACTTCCATTATTTTCTATCTTATACTAAATCTGTCTGGATTCTGAGATTCTTTTCGAGCTAACTTCTTGCTATATGATTATTTACATACTCCCCGTGACCAACGAGCCCTTAGATTTTTTCTAGCCGACTGATAAAAACTCAACAATATAGGCTACATGATTTCTATGTCCACCAATAATAATCAAAGGTGATCCTGTCAATCCTTTTTACTTGgcatttaatatatattttggcACATTTATCACGAAAAGAACATTTTTCTGTTCATTGATAGAATAattgttttcctttatttttcttttagattAAAGTGACACGTGGAAGGTGAGTTTTgtcgtaactggtaaagttgctgtcatGTGATCAGGAGGTACGGATTCGAGTCGTGAAAATAATCAAGtttacaatagacccttgtgatccAACCCTTCCCTGAACCCCGCacatagcggaagcttagtgcaccCGGCGACCATTTTTAGATTAAAGTGACCTGTATATAACAATTATCAGTGGAATGACGTAAAGACATATAATTAGTCTATATACATTGGGTTATAGTATAGTAGTTAGTACTAAGTAATAGTATATACACTGCCCATATATGAGTGCAATGAAAGGCTCAAATTACTAAGTGTGCAATTATAAAGAAATGAAtgacataaaaagaaaagaaaaacataaaaaagggAGGGTTTTGGAAAACATGATGGCGTTTTCTCAAAACACTAAACTGCAGAAGACATTCCCTTCTTCCTCTGAGTTTTCTCCTTCACCCAATGCTTTACATTCAGAAGCATGGAGCATGTGCTTCCCACTCTCCCTGCAAACCAACTGTACATTTTTAATGACTTGTCTAACTATTTAAACTATTTCTGCAATTTTGTTGTACTAAAGTTATTGTTCAAAAACTCAAATGCTTGTACTTGAGAATTTATTTTTAATGAGTGATATCAGAAATGGAAGCCATTGCTGGTCTTTGCTGCCTCTCTTGCTAAAAAGCTGAATCTTATTCTTTTCCAGCTAACCCCATATATATAATACTGCCAACTTCTCTTTCTTAATTAGCTTGGGGTCATTAGGTCACACGGATTTGTGGTTATCCTGATATAAAATTCGGGATTAAATTTGTGCAGtgtttagttttgaaaattaattaaaatcagaATCAAAATTTAagcaaaaatctcgaaattatcATTTCATATAGAAGGTGAATTTCTGGATAAttttatcttgaattaactaaccGATACCTTTAGcactttctttcttttgtatGTGTGCGCTAGAGCGTTGGTCTCTCAGCATATAAGTAGGTTGTTCTCATAAACTAAACATTTATACCTTAAGAGATAGAAACTTATTTCTAATAATAAATGATGTCATTGGAAAATTGTTGTGGACATCAAGTTAGGCATAAGTTAACTGccgcaaaaaataaaataaaattggaaatatagcagtatacaacaataaaaagaaaaaaagttgagGCAAGGAGCTAGGGTCGGAAGGAGCCGGGTTTTATTGTCCTATTTCCCCTTTGTAAGAAAAATTTAATTGATAGCAAGAGAGATGAACTGTCAATATTCCTCATGATTTTACCTTTTGTCTGCGAACAAATACATACTTTAGGATTAGCGAATGAAGTTTCTTAGACTGACGTTAGTATGAAGTTGAGGCACATAAACAAGCAAGTGTTATATCGGGTAACCTAAAGTGAAGTTACACTACACCGGGCGGGTTCAAAATTATAAGAAGATGAGTGCACTGTTACATGAGTATGGATTGATTTTGTCATACCCTTTAAACTCATCCAGCTTTGGAATTCTAGTTCAACCATCGAGGAGTGTCGTTAACGAGGGATATCGAATTTAAGCCCTACAAATGAAAAACTTTTTGAAGAGGAATATTTGACACTTTTATTGCGGAAGATTATGGATCAACTAGCATATAATtacacaaagcaaatagagaagaaaaaattacaaaaatttaaTAAGGTTTAATTAAGCCTAATTCTCCGGGTAGAAGCAGAAAACAGTTTTAATAGACCTATTTGATCGACACAGATCTAAATTAATGAGTTTCAAATATTGAatgatttaaaagaaaaaaggactCTAGTTCAAAAAGATCCCTTTCGGGGACCCGTTTGTGTTTTCCTTTCCATTAGAGCAAGTGGTAAtggcttttctttttgtttgtttagTAAAATTGTAGTCCGTGGTGCAGTGTCCCCGCTTGAGATAGTTGAAATGAGACTTGACTTGAAAGCAAATTCATGCAAATATtgtttcatttgtttttcttaaaaagTTGCACTCCATAAAAAAGGATGGATCTTTCCATCTCGTCATCATACCATCATCATGACTTCTCAGTTCCACACTCTAAGTGCGATCGGAACTCTCAACTCCTAATTCTCATCTTCTATTTTATGTTAGATGGATTTTAGTCCTCTGATCTCCATTCCTCTAAATTCTTACTTGAATAAGAGATACATGTCTGACTTTAAATTAATgttcataattaaaaaaataataatggtctagatttaattaattaaaactaggtcttaaccaaaaataatttcatgtataattttcacaatttttgaTATTTACTCCTACAGACTTCATCTCTAGCACCAAGATTTATCTTAATAATTTGACAACAACGAAAATCCTGCATTAGAGAAATCTTACAGATTTTTACTGTAGAAACTTAGTTATTTAGGAGAAGAGAATAAGCTTGTATTCAATATACCACAGTGAGTACATtaagctgtcacgaccccaatttctctctgtaggatgtcgtgataacacctagtgtctaagattaggtaagcctaacacctACCGAAATGATAACAGATTATACTAAACAGCTATTAAACATCAACTGGAAATTTCGATATAAGCCAATAATCTCAACATGATACAgtatcccaaaatcggtagtacaagtcataagcttttctaagAGTCACTAGAAATAACAATACATCACTTTCCCGGAATAATAGGaaatattgaaaataaaatacaacagaagATGACTTCGGAGCCTGCGAACGTccagcaggtgtaccttgaagtctccggccGCACATGCATACGTCTCAGAACCAACTCGATCCGAAgtacctggttctgcacaaaaatgtgcagaagcatagcatgagtacaccacagtagtacccagtaagtatcaagtctaacctcggtagaatagtgacgaggccaggtcaataCACCTACCAGACATGAAAACCTGTGCAGGATATGACATAAAGGTAACAAGGAAGGAATATCAATGTAAGGCTAATATCAGAAAGAATTCAAATTACAACCAATAGTGAAGATAAGGGAAACACGAATGGCTACGAGAAATAATCAAGTAATTAAGTAACAACATAGTCGGAGTATAGATGAATTATGAATGTGTTCAAATAGAAAAAATGATGACAACTCAACCAATCAAATCATTCTTAATACACGAATTTCA is drawn from Nicotiana tabacum cultivar K326 chromosome 9, ASM71507v2, whole genome shotgun sequence and contains these coding sequences:
- the LOC107827282 gene encoding uncharacterized protein LOC107827282, with the translated sequence MTMINPSQNLSKQNHQSSVYGYYESFSRMSQLAEEGYEYYSQRAGDCLLGSDLALIEPMAEDESRTGSINETGSTSKDNNDINNIQEKAKDKEEDEGWLQLSIGTATNNEKNKPERGPVELDLLQLSSSELQGKSIFQHHNIPEFRAPPPPKQQLVMTTSTSLFLQNPGITSSSTMFPQHHQEINWGFRPMQIQQNIDPNFMPLLSAAGSYFSPRPFPVLHAGIGVPGPSTNIDFRVIDPPKRPHSGLWFSLQASLNQAKEPLLPQISKSYLRIKDGRMTIRLVLKYLVNKLQLENESEIEITCRGQQLQPFLTLQHVRDHIWSTTDAADNTTPSNHVMVLHYGRRIAP